A stretch of the Uranotaenia lowii strain MFRU-FL chromosome 3, ASM2978415v1, whole genome shotgun sequence genome encodes the following:
- the LOC129751255 gene encoding ficolin-3-like — MMLGAFMWCVLFGFGTSFGLADPDGTPRQVQPAAALREDFGFELWLAKIELLEQKVVDLEGVVKQLNVKLTGIEEELNEARNCFQKANHLQTIDFEKTAGYKSCSESPAKIPGLIEIRPPGGAPFEVNCDFFYRGGAWTVIQHRFSGEVDFYRSWNEYRDGFGDLKGEFWLGLEKIHRITGSGKFELLIQLTDRDLKLREAQYSLFKVASETEHFTLKSLGQYNGTAGDSFGYHVGMKFTTWDRKNDLMPGANNNCAQYFHGAWWYNNCMQSNLNGRYRGDGESTCWNTINPPEYPWCHGFNSIRMMIRAVE; from the exons ATGATGCTTGGTGCGTTTATGTGGTGTGTACTTTTCGGTTTCGGAACCAGTTTTGGGCTAGCTGATCCGGATGGCACGCCTCGTCAAGTTCAACCTGCTGCTGCCCTCAGGGAGGATTTTGGCTTCGAACTGTGGCTGGCCAAGATAGAACTCCTCGAACAGAA GGTTGTTGATTTGGAGGGCGTCGTGAAGCAGTTGAATGTCAAGTTGACCGGGATCGAGGAAGAGCTGAACGAGGCAAGGAATTGTTTCCAGAAGGCCAATCACTTGCAGACGATTGATTTCGAGAAGACCGCGGGATATAAATCCTGTTCCGAGTCACCGGCCAAAATTCCCGGCCTTATCGAGATTCGCCCCCCGGGAGGTGCCCCATTTGAGGTGAATTGCGATTTTTTCTACCGTGGAGGTGCTTGGACGGTGATTCAGCATCGCTTTAGTGGGGAAGTTGATTTCTACCGGTCCTGGAACGAGTATCGAGATGGATTTGGCGATTTGAAAGGCGAATTTTGGCTGGGATTGGAGAAGATCCACCGAATCACCGGCTCTGGAAAGTTTGAGTTGCTAATTCAGCTGACGGATCGTGATTTGAAACTACGTGAGGCACAGTATAGCCTATTCAAGGTGGCAAGTGAGACCGAACATTTCACCCTGAAATCTCTGGGTCAGTACAATGGAACGGCAGGGGATTCATTCGGGTATCACGTGGGCATGAAGTTCACGACATGGGACCGAAAAAACGATCTGATGCCTGGAGCCAATAACAACTGTGCCCAATACTTTCACGGCGCTTGGTGGTACAACAACTGTATGCAAAG CAATCTGAACGGGCGCTACCGGGGAGACGGCGAATCGACCTGCTGGAATACGATCAACCCGCCCGAGTATCCTTGGTGTCACGGGTTCAACAGCATCCGGATGATGATACGTGCGGTAGAATGA